A genome region from Meriones unguiculatus strain TT.TT164.6M chromosome 2, Bangor_MerUng_6.1, whole genome shotgun sequence includes the following:
- the Ckap4 gene encoding cytoskeleton-associated protein 4: MPSAKQRGSKGGHGAASPSDKGAHPSGGADDVAKKPPPAPQQPQPPAPHPPQHPQTQAHRGGHRGRSSAAAAASSASCSRRLGRLLNFLFYLALVAAAAFSGWCVHHVLEEVQQVRRGHQDFSRQRDELGQSLQGVEQKVQSLQATFGTFESILRSSQHKQDLTEKAVKQGESEINRISEVLQKLQNEILKDLSDGIHVVKDARERDFTSLENTVEERLTELTKSINDNIAIFTDVQKRSQKDINDVKMKVSSLEESKRDRSQDLKILEKAMEEVQASVKSRERDIEALKSSLQTMESDVYTEVRELVSLKQEQQAFKQAADSERLALQALTEKLLQSEETSSRLPEDIRRLEEELQQLKARAPGPEEAIVFKDSEALGELRRQVEGLGDRLQYVEDGVDSVQVASARHTESLESLLSKSQEYEQRLALLQEHLESLGSSSDLASTVRSLGDDQLVLSRDLKELKQSMDELPSTVESLQEQVRSLLSRDQAQDAGLPPQDFLDRLSSLDNLKSSVSQVESDLKMLRTAVDSLVAYSVKIETNENSLESAKGLLDDLRNDLDRLFVKVEKIHEKI; this comes from the exons atgCCCTCGGCCAAACAAAGGGGCTCCAAGGGCGGCCACGGCGCCGCGAGCCCCTCGGACAAGGGCGCCCACCCGTCGGGCGGCGCGGATGACGTGGCGAAGAAGCCGCCGCCGGCGCCGCAGCAGCCGCAGCCGCCGGCGCCGCATCCGCCCCAGCACCCGCAGACTCAGGCGCACCGGGGCGGCCACCGCGGCAGGTcctcggccgccgccgccgcgtcTTCGGCGTCCTGTTCTCGCAGGCTCGGCCGGCTGCTCAACTTTCTCTTCTACCTCGCCCTGGTGGCGGCGGCCGCCTTCTCGGGCTGGTGTGTCCATCACGTCCTAGAGGAGGTCCAGCAGGTCCGGCGCGGCCACCAGGACTTCTCCCGTCAGAGGGATGAGCTGGGCCAGAGCTTGCAGGGCGTCGAGCAGAAG GTGCAGTCTCTGCAAGCCACATTTGGAACTTTCGAATCCATTCTGAGAAGCTCCCAACATAAGCAGGATCTCACAGAGAAAGCTGTAAAGCAAGGGGAGAGCGAGATCAACCGTATCAGTGAAGTTCTGCAGAAGCTGCAGAACGAGATTCTCAAAGACCTGTCGGACGGGATCCATGTGGTGAAGGATGCCCGGGAGCGGGACTTCACATCTCTGGAGAACACGGTGGAGGAGCGCCTGACAGAGCTCACCAAGTCCATCAACGACAACATCGCCATCTTCACTGACGTACAGAAGAGGAGCCAGAAGGACATAAATGATGTCAAGATGAAGGTTTCCTCCCTGGAAGAATCCAAGAGGGATCGCAGTCAGGACCTAAAAATTCTGGAGAAAGCCATGGAGGAGGTACAGGCCTCTGTGAAGTCCAGGGAGAGAGATATCGAGGCCCTGAAGAGTTCCCTTCAAACCATGGAGTCTGATGTCTACACAGAGGTCCGGGAACTAGTGAGCCTCAAGCAGGAGCAACAGGCATTCAAGCAGGCAGCCGACTCAGAGCGCCTGGCTTTGCAGGCCCTCACAGAGAAGCTTCTGCAGTCTGAGGAAACCTCTTCTCGCCTACCAGAGGATATCAGGAGACTAGAAGAAGAGCTGCAGCAGCTGAAGGCCAGAGCGCCTGGACCAGAAGAGGCCATTGTCTTCAAAGACTCTGAAGCCTTAGGTGAGCTCCGGAGGCAGGTGGAGGGCCTGGGCGACAGGCTTCAGTATGTAGAGGACGGAGTCGATTCTGTACAGGTGGCTTCTGCACGTCACACCGAGAGCCTGGAATCGCTCCTGTCCAAGAGCCAGGAGTATGAGCAGCGCCTGGCTCTGCTGCAGGAGCACCTGGAGAGCCTGGGGTCCTCATCTGACCTGGCTAGCACAGTGAGGAGCCTGGGCGATGACCAGCTGGTGCTGTCCAGAGACTTGAAGGAGCTGAAGCAAAGCATGGATGAGCTCCCCAGCACTGTGGAGTCATTGCAAGAGCAGGTACGCTCACTGCTCAGCCGGGACCAAGCCCAGGACGCGGGCCTGCCTCCTCAGGACTTCCTGGACAGACTGTCCTCTCTAGACAACCTGAAATCCTCAGTGAGCCAAGTGGAGTCAGACTTGAAAATGCTCAGGACTGCCGTGGACAGTTTGGTTGCCTACTCTGTCAAAATTGAGACAAATGAGAACAGCCTGGAGTCAGCCAAGGGCCTGCTGGATGACCTGAGGAATGACCTGGATAGGTTGTTTGTGAAAGTCGAGAAGATCCATGAAAAGATTTAA